One Fusobacterium sp. FSA-380-WT-3A DNA window includes the following coding sequences:
- a CDS encoding LysE family translocator: MFGIINYGVFFTSCIILHLTPGADTMYILGRTISGGKSSGIVSVLGISTGVLFHTLLIAFGLSTILVKSIFAFNLIKYLGAFYLIYLGFRSILEKEKIEKDIININLPRKKLLEIYKQGILTNILNPKVAIFFLAFLPQFIDENSSYGIIPFLILGISFIITSSTYGIILVLFASKLLKGIEKTNIMRKVSGIIYIILGVMLLKAKLN; encoded by the coding sequence ATGTTTGGAATAATTAATTATGGAGTATTTTTTACCTCTTGTATAATTTTACATTTAACTCCAGGAGCTGATACAATGTATATTTTAGGAAGAACTATATCTGGTGGGAAAAGTTCTGGAATTGTATCAGTTTTGGGAATATCTACAGGGGTACTTTTTCATACCTTATTAATAGCTTTCGGGCTTTCAACTATATTGGTAAAATCTATTTTTGCCTTTAATTTAATAAAATATTTAGGAGCTTTCTATCTAATTTATTTAGGATTTAGAAGTATATTAGAAAAAGAAAAGATAGAAAAAGATATTATAAATATAAATCTTCCAAGAAAAAAATTATTAGAAATCTATAAACAGGGAATTTTAACTAATATATTAAATCCAAAGGTAGCAATATTTTTTCTAGCTTTTTTACCACAGTTTATAGATGAAAATAGTAGTTATGGAATAATTCCTTTTTTAATTTTGGGAATTAGTTTTATTATAACAAGTAGTACATATGGAATAATTTTAGTTTTATTTGCTTCAAAACTTTTAAAAGGTATAGAAAAAACAAATATAATGAGAAAAGTTTCAGGAATAATTTATATTATTTTGGGAGTTATGTTATTAAAAGCAAAATTAAATTAA
- a CDS encoding DUF1847 domain-containing protein: protein MYTCDLCEKHSCTKGDIESSPTNCPCRELEKLEEIKSLYKDEELEIAHNSALVESEGYCQLTRIQEILDFAKRMNYKKIGLAFCLGLSKEAKIVGKILRHHGFQINSIICKSGGVSKKFIGIEREKQVRPNCEFEAMCNPIGQAEFLNSQKTDFNILLGLCVGHDTLFIKHSDAPITVLAVKDRVLGHNPLAAIYLAEGYYNKKLFNK from the coding sequence ATGTATACTTGTGATTTATGTGAAAAACATAGTTGTACAAAGGGAGATATAGAATCATCACCAACTAATTGTCCTTGTAGAGAATTAGAAAAATTAGAAGAGATAAAATCTTTATATAAAGATGAAGAATTAGAGATAGCTCATAATTCAGCCTTAGTGGAATCTGAAGGTTATTGTCAATTAACAAGAATTCAAGAAATATTAGATTTTGCTAAAAGAATGAATTATAAAAAAATAGGTTTAGCTTTTTGTTTAGGATTATCAAAAGAAGCAAAAATAGTTGGAAAAATTTTAAGGCATCATGGTTTTCAAATAAATTCTATAATTTGTAAAAGTGGTGGAGTGAGCAAAAAATTTATAGGAATAGAAAGAGAAAAACAAGTAAGACCAAATTGTGAGTTTGAGGCTATGTGTAATCCCATTGGACAGGCAGAATTTTTAAATTCACAGAAAACAGATTTTAATATATTATTAGGTCTATGTGTTGGGCATGATACACTTTTTATAAAACATTCAGATGCTCCAATAACAGTTCTTGCTGTAAAAGATAGAGTTTTAGGCCATAATCCTTTGGCAGCTATTTATTTGGCAGAGGGATATTATAACAAAAAACTTTTTAATAAGTAA
- a CDS encoding MBL fold metallo-hydrolase → MKKENYYKISNPFKNIYRIYEPGDIFSTLIIGEEKALLIDTGHGFENLKEVVKKITSLPLMVLNTHGHLDHTGGNYLFDEIYINPKDIPLYYKYEKEKKMMIETYKELYKERNLVMWADDFNEEKFLKTTTKAFIPLENNQIIDLGNRKLEVIEVPGHTLGHVVILDYETGIVFSGDAVSTSIWIYYNNGISPEEYIENLEVLKKYPIKGFLSAHVENLLPQSLITELQNLIRERDPEKSKVFTHRRNGEKALIFRKDVETLGRLYLLYSIKEKYKV, encoded by the coding sequence ATGAAAAAAGAAAATTATTACAAAATATCCAATCCTTTTAAAAATATCTATAGGATTTATGAACCAGGAGATATTTTTTCTACTTTAATTATAGGAGAGGAGAAAGCTCTACTTATAGACACAGGACACGGATTTGAAAATTTAAAAGAGGTGGTAAAAAAAATAACCTCTCTTCCTTTAATGGTTCTTAATACCCATGGACATTTAGACCATACAGGAGGAAACTATCTTTTTGATGAAATATATATCAATCCAAAGGATATTCCACTATATTATAAATATGAAAAAGAAAAAAAGATGATGATTGAAACCTACAAAGAATTATATAAAGAAAGAAATCTAGTAATGTGGGCAGATGATTTTAATGAGGAAAAGTTTTTAAAAACAACAACAAAAGCTTTTATCCCTTTAGAAAATAATCAGATTATAGATTTAGGAAATAGAAAATTAGAGGTTATTGAAGTTCCAGGGCATACTCTTGGACATGTGGTTATACTTGATTACGAAACAGGAATAGTGTTTTCTGGTGACGCAGTTTCTACTTCTATATGGATATATTATAACAATGGAATTTCTCCAGAAGAATATATTGAAAATTTAGAAGTTTTAAAAAAATATCCAATAAAAGGATTTTTATCTGCTCATGTAGAAAATTTACTTCCTCAATCTCTAATAACAGAATTACAAAATTTAATTAGAGAGAGAGACCCTGAAAAAAGTAAAGTTTTCACTCATAGAAGAAATGGAGAAAAAGCTCTAATTTTTAGAAAAGATGTTGAAACTTTAGGTAGGCTTTATTTACTTTATTCTATAAAAGAAAAATATAAAGTATAA
- a CDS encoding nitroreductase family protein encodes MDFKNLQNLRESCRVYKQDKVPRELLTDLIEVARLSPSGCNSQPWHFIIVDEPKALSNVVEALDDNGLTGCPWGDKVPAFIVICEEKAKLMPGVAEHYGSQHFAQMDIGMAAMAICYEATALGLGTCMIGTINQEKIKKSLGIPEDKIVRLLITVGYPATNGEPRQKRRKNLDEILSYNRW; translated from the coding sequence ATGGATTTTAAAAATTTACAAAATTTACGTGAAAGTTGTCGTGTGTACAAACAAGACAAAGTTCCTAGAGAACTTTTAACTGACTTAATTGAGGTTGCTCGTCTTAGTCCTAGTGGTTGTAACTCTCAACCTTGGCATTTTATCATAGTTGATGAGCCAAAAGCTCTTTCTAATGTAGTAGAAGCTCTTGATGATAACGGACTTACAGGTTGCCCTTGGGGAGATAAAGTTCCAGCTTTTATAGTTATCTGTGAAGAAAAAGCAAAATTAATGCCTGGCGTAGCTGAACATTATGGTTCACAACATTTTGCTCAAATGGATATTGGTATGGCTGCAATGGCTATCTGTTATGAAGCTACTGCTCTTGGTCTTGGAACTTGTATGATTGGAACTATAAATCAAGAAAAAATAAAAAAATCTTTAGGAATTCCTGAAGATAAAATAGTTCGTCTTCTTATTACTGTTGGTTATCCTGCAACTAATGGAGAGCCTAGACAAAAAAGAAGAAAAAATTTAGATGAGATTTTATCATATAATAGATGGTAA
- a CDS encoding YifB family Mg chelatase-like AAA ATPase, whose protein sequence is MIIKVKSLGYFGIESFLTEVEVDISNGLPTFNIVGLGDTAINESKERIKAGIRNSGYKLDPKRIIVNLTPANIKKVGTHFDLPITVVIICGQKAFDYKKEILENYLFMGEISLSGDLKRTQGIVNGAILAKELGYKGIVIPFDNLKEGSLIKGIDVIVVKNLKDIEIFLTTGEFQKIENSTNIDKKLEDIYNEDLDFSHVKGQEKAKRALEICAAGGHNFLMVGTPGCGKTMLAKRIMSILPPLTEDEKIELTKLYSIAGKLTEENPIITKRPFRSPHHTSSGVAIIGGGRTPALGEITLANKGVLFLDEIVEFKKDILENLREPLEEKKISITRAGYRVEFPSDFILLASCNPCKCGMYFEPNGLCTCTPNEVSNYMKKLSGPILDRIDLKIEMTRLSEDELLDNSLKETSEEIRKRVINARNLQKKRFNSDKLNSHMTRNDIEKFIVLDENLKILLKTAIKNLNLSARAYDRILKVARTIADLSNSKNIEREHLFEAISYRITER, encoded by the coding sequence ATGATAATAAAAGTCAAAAGTTTAGGTTACTTTGGAATTGAATCTTTTTTAACAGAAGTAGAAGTTGATATTTCTAATGGATTACCAACTTTTAATATAGTAGGACTTGGGGATACTGCTATAAATGAAAGTAAAGAAAGAATAAAGGCTGGAATAAGAAATAGTGGCTATAAATTAGACCCAAAAAGAATTATAGTAAATCTTACTCCAGCAAATATAAAAAAAGTAGGAACTCATTTTGACTTGCCTATAACTGTTGTAATTATTTGTGGACAAAAAGCTTTTGACTATAAAAAAGAAATCTTAGAAAATTATCTTTTTATGGGAGAAATCTCTCTTAGTGGAGATTTAAAAAGAACTCAAGGAATAGTAAATGGTGCTATATTAGCTAAAGAGTTAGGATATAAAGGAATAGTAATTCCTTTTGATAATTTAAAAGAGGGAAGTCTAATAAAAGGAATAGATGTAATTGTTGTAAAAAATCTAAAAGACATCGAAATTTTTTTGACAACAGGAGAATTTCAAAAAATAGAAAATTCTACTAATATTGATAAAAAATTAGAAGATATATATAATGAAGATTTAGATTTTTCTCATGTAAAAGGTCAAGAAAAAGCAAAAAGAGCCTTAGAAATTTGTGCTGCTGGTGGACATAATTTTTTAATGGTAGGAACTCCCGGTTGTGGAAAAACTATGTTAGCTAAAAGAATAATGTCAATTTTACCACCTCTTACAGAAGATGAAAAAATAGAACTTACAAAGTTATATAGTATTGCAGGAAAATTAACAGAAGAAAATCCAATAATTACAAAAAGACCTTTTAGAAGTCCACATCATACAAGTAGTGGAGTAGCTATTATTGGTGGTGGAAGAACTCCAGCTTTAGGAGAGATTACTTTAGCCAACAAAGGAGTTTTATTTTTAGATGAAATTGTAGAATTTAAAAAAGATATTCTTGAAAATTTAAGAGAACCTTTAGAGGAGAAAAAAATATCTATAACAAGAGCTGGTTATCGGGTAGAGTTTCCAAGTGACTTTATTCTTCTAGCCTCATGTAATCCTTGTAAATGTGGTATGTACTTTGAACCTAATGGACTTTGCACTTGTACACCTAATGAAGTTTCAAATTATATGAAAAAATTATCTGGACCAATTTTAGATAGAATTGATTTAAAAATAGAGATGACTAGATTATCAGAAGATGAACTTTTAGACAATTCTTTAAAAGAAACTTCTGAAGAGATTAGAAAAAGAGTTATAAATGCTAGAAATCTTCAAAAGAAAAGATTTAATTCAGATAAATTAAATAGTCATATGACGAGAAATGATATTGAAAAATTTATAGTTTTAGATGAAAATTTAAAAATTTTATTAAAGACTGCTATAAAAAATCTTAATTTATCAGCAAGGGCTTATGATAGAATATTAAAAGTAGCTCGTACAATAGCTGACTTATCTAATAGTAAAAATATAGAAAGGGAGCATTTATTTGAAGCTATCTCATATAGAATAACTGAAAGGTAG
- a CDS encoding YheT family hydrolase: MIEYKPNWLFKHRHINTCFPTLFRKISLNYTEREKINTYDGDFIYIDWVKNNNKKLLILCHGLEGSSKSKYIQGHGKYFSERGWDIIAINYRGCAGENQKPSAYHGGLTDDLKILVEEKGKNYETVVIGGFSLGGNIVLKYLGTEKYPDNLKCGFAVSPPCDFFSSNNQLKKTENKIYAIRFLKKLKNKCEEKYIKHPEWREVIDIEKIRKTKTIEEFDDVFTGRFFGFNGYKDYYSKVSSKKDMINISIPTYILTPLDDPMMGKECYPYEEVNQNKNITLETPKYGGHVGFSSFKDYPYVLEEKTYEFVIKTLEKSF; encoded by the coding sequence ATGATAGAATATAAACCAAACTGGCTTTTTAAACACAGACATATAAATACCTGTTTTCCAACTTTATTTAGAAAAATAAGTTTAAACTACACAGAAAGAGAAAAAATAAATACCTATGACGGAGATTTTATCTATATTGATTGGGTAAAAAATAATAATAAAAAACTTTTAATACTTTGTCATGGATTAGAGGGAAGTTCTAAAAGCAAATATATTCAAGGACATGGAAAATATTTTTCTGAAAGAGGTTGGGATATAATAGCCATAAATTATAGAGGTTGTGCTGGGGAAAATCAAAAACCCTCTGCTTATCATGGAGGACTTACAGATGATTTAAAAATCTTGGTAGAAGAAAAAGGAAAAAATTATGAAACTGTTGTAATAGGTGGTTTCAGTTTAGGTGGAAATATTGTACTTAAATACTTAGGAACGGAAAAATATCCTGATAATTTAAAGTGTGGTTTTGCTGTTTCTCCCCCTTGTGACTTCTTTTCGTCTAATAATCAATTAAAGAAAACAGAAAATAAAATCTATGCAATAAGATTTTTAAAAAAGTTAAAAAACAAATGTGAAGAAAAATATATAAAACATCCTGAATGGAGAGAAGTTATAGATATTGAAAAAATAAGGAAAACTAAAACAATAGAAGAGTTTGATGACGTTTTTACAGGAAGATTTTTTGGATTCAATGGGTATAAAGATTATTATTCAAAGGTGAGTAGTAAAAAAGATATGATAAATATTTCTATTCCTACTTATATATTAACTCCATTAGACGACCCTATGATGGGAAAAGAGTGTTATCCTTATGAAGAAGTTAATCAAAATAAAAATATAACTTTAGAAACTCCAAAATATGGAGGACATGTTGGCTTTTCATCTTTTAAAGATTATCCATATGTGTTAGAAGAAAAAACTTACGAGTTTGTAATAAAGACTTTAGAAAAATCTTTTTAA
- the galE gene encoding UDP-glucose 4-epimerase GalE, protein MAVLVTGGAGYIGSHTVVELLGAGKEVIIVDDLSNSSEKVIDRIEEITGKRPKFYKLNILNKEEFKKVFMENKIDSIIHFAAFKAVGESVAKPLEYYTNNLVNTLTVLNTMREFNVHNFVFSSSATVYGNPHTCPILEDFPLSTTNPYGSTKLMIEDMLRDICKADSTLNVAILRYFNPVGAHESGKIGEEPNGIPNNLMPYITKVAIGKLPVLSIYGNDYPTHDGTGVRDYIHVVDLANGHLKALEKLETSPGLVTYNLGTGKGYSVLDMVKAFSKACGHDIPYKIVERRPGDVPMCYADPTKAKTELGWEAKYDLDRMCADSWRWQSNNPNGYND, encoded by the coding sequence ATGGCAGTTTTAGTAACAGGTGGAGCAGGTTATATTGGAAGTCATACAGTAGTTGAGCTTTTAGGAGCAGGAAAAGAAGTTATCATAGTAGATGATTTAAGTAACAGTTCAGAAAAAGTAATTGACAGAATAGAAGAGATTACAGGAAAAAGACCTAAGTTTTATAAATTAAATATTCTTAATAAAGAAGAATTTAAAAAAGTATTTATGGAAAATAAAATAGATTCTATTATTCACTTTGCAGCTTTCAAAGCTGTTGGAGAATCTGTAGCAAAACCATTAGAGTATTACACAAACAACCTTGTAAATACTCTTACAGTTTTAAATACAATGAGAGAATTTAATGTTCATAACTTTGTATTTAGTTCTTCAGCAACAGTTTATGGAAATCCTCATACTTGTCCTATATTAGAAGATTTCCCATTAAGCACAACAAACCCTTACGGAAGTACAAAACTTATGATAGAAGATATGTTAAGAGATATTTGTAAGGCTGATTCTACTTTAAATGTAGCAATCTTAAGATATTTTAATCCAGTTGGAGCTCATGAAAGCGGAAAAATTGGAGAGGAACCAAATGGAATTCCTAACAATTTAATGCCTTATATTACAAAAGTTGCTATAGGAAAATTACCTGTTTTAAGTATATATGGAAATGATTATCCTACTCACGATGGAACAGGAGTTAGAGATTATATTCACGTTGTAGACTTAGCAAATGGACATCTTAAAGCATTAGAAAAATTAGAAACTAGTCCTGGACTTGTAACTTACAATTTAGGAACAGGAAAAGGATATAGCGTCTTAGATATGGTTAAAGCATTTAGTAAAGCTTGTGGACATGACATTCCATATAAAATTGTTGAAAGAAGACCTGGAGATGTTCCTATGTGTTATGCTGACCCTACTAAAGCAAAAACTGAACTTGGTTGGGAAGCTAAATATGATTTAGATAGAATGTGTGCTGACTCTTGGAGATGGCAAAGTAATAATCCTAACGGATATAATGACTAA
- a CDS encoding DEAD/DEAH box helicase — translation MDNLIDEKNIYFMLCSDENGGFIRAIDNQKNKITDFSNYNIKNEHIQNIIAILKDVEQDDFFSGWGDEPNNKELYLEDAAEVINNLKNIDTFVDENFNKILWSFEENTLTLKIEDIENNDAILKSQLLLNKKYTDFKVISENLIFRKGIIYVFDNFIDDIHFIQEMNTEIPKDSVEAYLSLANHYIKDLEILYNDFSLEEKKDIEAIPQLSIEKISKDNSLFLKIETFFSTISDSFIKEHDLEKLILINNLEKKLLLCEVNHKTFEYVIDEIIKLLLKHQRSFSIRSGYYLDEGNLLIIQEDIAKEFITKDLFQLASKYRIVGSDKLKKYNIKFIKPKLIGKLSTSIDFLEGNLEVEIGNEKFSIIELLAKLKKDSYIVLGDGSSAIINKKYIEKLERVFENTTSNNVKISFFDLPIIEDLINEKIFEDGHNPQRDFFEGINNISLNSNLPKINATLREYQKYGYHWISYLLENNLGACLADDMGLGKTLQAISVITNLHSKKLSEKTLIVMPKSLIFNWESEINKFSPNLKVGIYYGTNRDLDTFKKFEVILTTYGTIRNDIEILKDIKLDFVILDESQNIKNIYSQANKAIMLLNTRYRLALSGTPIENNLLELYSLFRFLNPTMFGSLDNFNRYYILPIQKDNDKNAMEELKKRIYPFILRRVKKEVLKDLPEKIEKTLFIEMNKEQKKFYEERRSYYYNLVHMSIKTQGINKSQFSILQALNELRQIASCPENKNPNIFSNKKIAVIENAIEAVGNNHKVLIFANYLTSINSICKELESRGIKYLSMTGDTKDRHILVDKFQTDPTYKVFVMTLKTGGVGLNLTAADTIFIYDPWWNKTVENQAIDRAYRLGQDNTVFAYKMILKDTIEEKILTLQKAKSLLIENLISDEGADFKFLSEEDIEFILGN, via the coding sequence ATGGATAATTTAATAGATGAAAAAAATATATATTTTATGTTATGTTCTGATGAAAATGGTGGTTTTATAAGAGCTATAGACAATCAAAAAAATAAAATCACAGATTTTTCTAATTATAATATAAAAAATGAACATATACAAAATATTATAGCTATACTAAAAGATGTTGAACAGGATGACTTCTTTTCAGGTTGGGGAGATGAGCCTAATAATAAGGAACTTTATTTAGAAGATGCTGCAGAAGTTATTAATAATTTAAAAAATATAGATACCTTTGTAGATGAAAATTTTAATAAAATACTTTGGAGTTTTGAAGAAAATACTCTTACTTTAAAGATTGAAGATATAGAGAATAATGATGCAATTTTAAAATCTCAATTATTACTTAATAAAAAGTATACTGATTTTAAAGTTATAAGTGAAAACCTTATTTTTAGAAAGGGAATTATCTATGTATTTGATAATTTTATAGATGATATTCACTTTATTCAAGAGATGAATACAGAAATTCCAAAGGATTCTGTTGAAGCATATTTATCTCTTGCAAACCACTATATAAAAGATTTAGAAATTTTATATAACGATTTTTCTTTAGAGGAAAAAAAAGATATAGAAGCTATTCCACAACTTTCTATCGAAAAGATTTCAAAAGACAACAGCTTATTTTTAAAAATTGAAACTTTCTTTTCCACAATAAGTGATTCTTTCATAAAAGAACATGATTTAGAAAAATTAATACTTATTAATAATTTGGAAAAGAAATTACTTCTTTGTGAAGTAAATCATAAAACTTTTGAATATGTAATAGATGAAATTATAAAACTTTTATTAAAACATCAAAGAAGTTTTTCTATCCGTTCTGGATATTATTTAGATGAAGGAAATCTTTTAATAATTCAAGAGGATATTGCAAAAGAATTCATTACAAAAGATTTATTTCAACTAGCTTCAAAATATAGAATAGTTGGTTCTGATAAACTAAAAAAATATAATATTAAATTTATAAAACCAAAATTAATCGGAAAATTATCAACTTCTATAGACTTTTTAGAAGGAAATTTAGAGGTTGAAATAGGAAATGAAAAGTTTAGTATCATAGAACTTTTAGCTAAACTTAAAAAAGATTCATATATTGTGCTTGGTGATGGAAGTAGTGCTATCATTAATAAGAAATATATAGAAAAATTAGAAAGAGTATTTGAAAATACAACTTCTAATAATGTAAAAATCTCTTTCTTTGATTTACCTATAATAGAAGATTTAATAAATGAAAAAATATTTGAAGATGGACATAACCCTCAAAGAGATTTCTTTGAAGGAATCAACAATATATCTTTAAATAGTAATCTTCCAAAAATCAATGCTACTTTAAGAGAATATCAAAAATATGGTTACCATTGGATATCATACTTATTAGAAAATAATTTAGGTGCTTGCTTAGCTGACGATATGGGACTTGGAAAAACTTTACAAGCAATCTCAGTTATAACTAATTTACATAGTAAAAAACTAAGTGAAAAAACTCTAATTGTAATGCCAAAAAGTCTTATTTTTAACTGGGAAAGTGAAATCAATAAATTTAGTCCAAATTTAAAAGTAGGAATTTATTATGGTACTAACAGAGATTTAGATACATTTAAAAAATTTGAAGTAATATTAACTACATATGGAACTATTAGAAATGATATAGAAATTTTAAAAGATATAAAATTAGATTTTGTAATTCTTGATGAATCTCAAAATATAAAAAATATTTATTCACAAGCTAATAAAGCTATAATGCTTTTAAATACTAGATATAGATTAGCTCTTTCTGGTACTCCAATAGAAAATAATCTTTTAGAGCTTTATTCTCTATTTAGATTTTTAAATCCAACTATGTTTGGCTCTTTGGATAATTTTAACAGATATTATATTCTTCCAATCCAAAAAGATAATGATAAAAATGCTATGGAAGAGTTAAAGAAAAGAATTTATCCATTTATTTTAAGAAGAGTTAAAAAAGAAGTTCTTAAAGACTTACCAGAAAAAATTGAAAAAACTCTGTTTATAGAAATGAATAAAGAACAGAAGAAATTCTATGAAGAGAGAAGAAGTTATTATTATAATCTAGTTCATATGAGTATCAAAACTCAAGGAATAAATAAAAGTCAATTTAGTATTTTACAAGCTCTTAATGAATTAAGACAAATTGCAAGTTGTCCTGAAAATAAAAATCCAAATATTTTCTCTAATAAAAAAATAGCCGTCATTGAAAATGCTATTGAGGCAGTTGGAAATAACCATAAAGTTTTAATATTTGCTAACTATCTAACTTCTATAAATAGTATTTGTAAAGAATTAGAAAGCAGAGGAATAAAATATTTATCAATGACAGGGGATACTAAGGACAGACATATTTTAGTTGATAAATTCCAAACAGACCCAACTTATAAAGTATTTGTTATGACTTTAAAAACAGGTGGTGTTGGACTTAACCTTACAGCAGCAGATACTATATTTATCTATGACCCTTGGTGGAATAAAACAGTAGAAAATCAAGCAATAGATAGAGCTTACAGACTTGGGCAAGACAATACTGTATTTGCTTATAAGATGATACTAAAAGATACTATTGAAGAAAAAATATTAACATTACAAAAAGCTAAAAGTTTACTTATAGAAAATTTAATATCTGATGAAGGGGCGGATTTCAAATTCTTAAGTGAAGAGGATATTGAATTTATCTTAGGTAATTAA